Proteins found in one Sorghum bicolor cultivar BTx623 chromosome 1, Sorghum_bicolor_NCBIv3, whole genome shotgun sequence genomic segment:
- the LOC8082296 gene encoding BTB/POZ domain-containing protein At1g03010 isoform X2, producing MGVATVTELKQSISGKRTFRPSLISRHANEWPPTDVSSDLTVEVGTSSFALHKFPLVSRSGKIRRLVAEAKDAKLARLSLHGTPGGAPAFELAAKFCYGVHVDVTVANVAMLRCAAHYLQITDDFSDKSLELRAESFLRDAVLPSIASSVAVLRSCEALLPAAEDVGLVPRLIAAIATNVCKEQLTSGLSKLDQCAAQLKPAAAFAADLDSPGPGDWWGKSVAALGLDFFQRLLSAVKAKGLKQETVTRILINYAQNSLHGLMARDVHRCGAADADAVKKQRAVVEAIVGLLPAQSKKSPVPMAFLSGLLKTAMAVSASSICRADLEKRIGMQLDQAILEDILIAAGAGAGAATPAGHGQQHALYDTDVVARIFSVFLNLDDDHNEEDAAAFDYDSPRSPKQSLLVKAAKLLDSYLAEVALDSNILPSKFISLAELLPDHARVVTDGLYRAVDIFLKVHPNIKEAERYRLCKAIDCQRLTPDACSHAAQNERLPVQMAVQVLYFEQLRLRSAIQASGGGGSMGGHDAALFFGCAAAAAASSVSVQGSVNMRSGSGVGSGAMSPRDNYASVRRENRELKLEVARMRMRLTDLEKDHVSMKRELVRVGPANRLLRGFARSLSRLFRMRPAAEPGLQQLGAKATADAKVLFQRRRRHSIS from the exons ATGGGCGTGGCGACGGTGACAGAGCTGAAGCAGAGCATCTCCGGGAAGAGGACATTCCGGCCGAGCCTCATCAGCCGCCACGCCAATGAGTG GCCTCCGACCGACGTCTCCAGCGACCTCACCGTCGAGGTGGGCACCTCCAGCTTCGCGCTCCACAAG TTCCCGCTGGTGTCCCGGAGCGGCAAGATCCGGCGGCTCGTGGCGGAGGCCAAGGACGCGAAGCTGGCGCGGCTCAGCCTGCACGGCACCCCGGGGGGCGCGCCGGCGTTCGAGCTCGCCGCCAAGTTCTGCTACGGCGTGCACGTGGACGTGACCGTCGCCAACGTCGCCATGCTGCGCTGCGCCGCGCACTACCTGCAGATCACCGACGACTTCTCCGACAAGAGCCTGGAGCTCCGCGCCGAGTCCTTCCTCCGCGACGCCGTGCTCCCCAGCATCGCCAGCTCCGTCGCCGTGCTCCGCAGCTGCGAGGCGCTGCTCCCGGCCGCCGAGGACGTCGGCCTCGTGCCCCGCCTCATCGCCGCCATCGCCACCAACGTGTGCAAGGAGCAGCTCACCTCGGGGCTGTCCAAGCTGGACCAGTGCGCCGCGCAGCTGAAGCCCGCCGCGGCGTTCGCCGCCGACCTCGACTCGCCGGGCCCGGGCGACTGGTGGGGCAAGTCCGTGGCCGCGCTCGGCCTCGACTTCTTCCAGCGGCTGCTCTCCGCGGTGAAGGCCAAGGGGCTCAAGCAGGAGACGGTGACCAGGATCCTCATCAACTACGCGCAGAACTCGCTGCACGGGCTCATGGCCAGGGACGTGCACAGATGCGGCGCCGCGGACGCCGACGCCGTCAAGAAGCAGCGCGCCGTCGTGGAGGCCATCGTGGGCCTGCTCCCGGCGCAGTCCAAGAAGAGCCCCGTGCCCATGGCCTTCCTCTCGGGCCTCCTCAAGACGGCGATGGCGGTGTCCGCGTCCAGCATCTGCAGGGCCGACCTGGAGAAGCGGATCGGCATGCAGCTGGACCAGGCCATCCTCGAGGACATCCTCATCGCCGCCGGCGCGGGCGCTGGCGCGGCCACGCCGGCCGGGCACGGGCAGCAGCACGCGCTGTACGACACGGACGTGGTGGCGCGCATCTTCTCGGTGTtcctcaacctcgacgacgaccACAACGAGGAGGACGCCGCCGCGTTCGACTACGACAGCCCGCGGTCGCCCAAGCAGAGCCTCCTGGTGAAGGCCGCCAAGCTCCTGGACAGCTACCTCGCGGAGGTGGCGCTCGACTCCAACATCCTCCCGTCCAAGTTCATCTCCCTCGCCGAGCTGCTCCCCGACCACGCTCGCGTCGTCACCGACGGCCTCTACCGCGCCGTCGACATCTTCCTCAAG GTGCACCCGAACATCAAGGAGGCGGAGCGGTACCGGCTGTGCAAGGCGATCGACTGCCAGCGGCTGACGCCGGACGCGTGCAGCCACGCGGCGCAGAACGAGCGGCTCCCGGTGCAGATGGCGGTGCAGGTGCTCTACTTCGAGCAGCTGCGGCTGCGGAGCGCGATCCAGGCCAGCGGGGGCGGCGGCAGCATGGGCGGGCACGACGCGGCGCTCTTCTTCGGgtgcgccgcggccgccgccgcgtcgtcgGTGTCGGTGCAGGGCAGCGTGAACATGCGCTCCGGCAGCGGCGTGGGCAGCGGCGCAATGTCGCCGCGGGACAACTACGCGTCGGTGCGGCGGGAGAACCGGGAGCTCAAGCTGGAGGTGGCGCGGATGCGGATGCGGCTCACGGACCTGGAGAAGGACCACGTGAGCATGAAGCGGGAGCTGGTGCGGGTCGGCCCGGCCAACCGCCTGCTCCGGGGCTTCGCTCGCAGCCTCAGCAGGCTCTTCCGCATGCGACCCGCCGCCGAGCCGGGGCTGCAGCAGCTCGGCGCCAAGGCCACCGCCGACGCCAAGGTGCtcttccagcgccgccgccgacactccatctcatga
- the LOC8082296 gene encoding BTB/POZ domain-containing protein At1g03010 isoform X1, whose amino-acid sequence MGVATVTELKQSISGKRTFRPSLISRHANEWPPTDVSSDLTVEVGTSSFALHKLFAQFPLVSRSGKIRRLVAEAKDAKLARLSLHGTPGGAPAFELAAKFCYGVHVDVTVANVAMLRCAAHYLQITDDFSDKSLELRAESFLRDAVLPSIASSVAVLRSCEALLPAAEDVGLVPRLIAAIATNVCKEQLTSGLSKLDQCAAQLKPAAAFAADLDSPGPGDWWGKSVAALGLDFFQRLLSAVKAKGLKQETVTRILINYAQNSLHGLMARDVHRCGAADADAVKKQRAVVEAIVGLLPAQSKKSPVPMAFLSGLLKTAMAVSASSICRADLEKRIGMQLDQAILEDILIAAGAGAGAATPAGHGQQHALYDTDVVARIFSVFLNLDDDHNEEDAAAFDYDSPRSPKQSLLVKAAKLLDSYLAEVALDSNILPSKFISLAELLPDHARVVTDGLYRAVDIFLKVHPNIKEAERYRLCKAIDCQRLTPDACSHAAQNERLPVQMAVQVLYFEQLRLRSAIQASGGGGSMGGHDAALFFGCAAAAAASSVSVQGSVNMRSGSGVGSGAMSPRDNYASVRRENRELKLEVARMRMRLTDLEKDHVSMKRELVRVGPANRLLRGFARSLSRLFRMRPAAEPGLQQLGAKATADAKVLFQRRRRHSIS is encoded by the exons ATGGGCGTGGCGACGGTGACAGAGCTGAAGCAGAGCATCTCCGGGAAGAGGACATTCCGGCCGAGCCTCATCAGCCGCCACGCCAATGAGTG GCCTCCGACCGACGTCTCCAGCGACCTCACCGTCGAGGTGGGCACCTCCAGCTTCGCGCTCCACAAG CTGTTCGCGCAGTTCCCGCTGGTGTCCCGGAGCGGCAAGATCCGGCGGCTCGTGGCGGAGGCCAAGGACGCGAAGCTGGCGCGGCTCAGCCTGCACGGCACCCCGGGGGGCGCGCCGGCGTTCGAGCTCGCCGCCAAGTTCTGCTACGGCGTGCACGTGGACGTGACCGTCGCCAACGTCGCCATGCTGCGCTGCGCCGCGCACTACCTGCAGATCACCGACGACTTCTCCGACAAGAGCCTGGAGCTCCGCGCCGAGTCCTTCCTCCGCGACGCCGTGCTCCCCAGCATCGCCAGCTCCGTCGCCGTGCTCCGCAGCTGCGAGGCGCTGCTCCCGGCCGCCGAGGACGTCGGCCTCGTGCCCCGCCTCATCGCCGCCATCGCCACCAACGTGTGCAAGGAGCAGCTCACCTCGGGGCTGTCCAAGCTGGACCAGTGCGCCGCGCAGCTGAAGCCCGCCGCGGCGTTCGCCGCCGACCTCGACTCGCCGGGCCCGGGCGACTGGTGGGGCAAGTCCGTGGCCGCGCTCGGCCTCGACTTCTTCCAGCGGCTGCTCTCCGCGGTGAAGGCCAAGGGGCTCAAGCAGGAGACGGTGACCAGGATCCTCATCAACTACGCGCAGAACTCGCTGCACGGGCTCATGGCCAGGGACGTGCACAGATGCGGCGCCGCGGACGCCGACGCCGTCAAGAAGCAGCGCGCCGTCGTGGAGGCCATCGTGGGCCTGCTCCCGGCGCAGTCCAAGAAGAGCCCCGTGCCCATGGCCTTCCTCTCGGGCCTCCTCAAGACGGCGATGGCGGTGTCCGCGTCCAGCATCTGCAGGGCCGACCTGGAGAAGCGGATCGGCATGCAGCTGGACCAGGCCATCCTCGAGGACATCCTCATCGCCGCCGGCGCGGGCGCTGGCGCGGCCACGCCGGCCGGGCACGGGCAGCAGCACGCGCTGTACGACACGGACGTGGTGGCGCGCATCTTCTCGGTGTtcctcaacctcgacgacgaccACAACGAGGAGGACGCCGCCGCGTTCGACTACGACAGCCCGCGGTCGCCCAAGCAGAGCCTCCTGGTGAAGGCCGCCAAGCTCCTGGACAGCTACCTCGCGGAGGTGGCGCTCGACTCCAACATCCTCCCGTCCAAGTTCATCTCCCTCGCCGAGCTGCTCCCCGACCACGCTCGCGTCGTCACCGACGGCCTCTACCGCGCCGTCGACATCTTCCTCAAG GTGCACCCGAACATCAAGGAGGCGGAGCGGTACCGGCTGTGCAAGGCGATCGACTGCCAGCGGCTGACGCCGGACGCGTGCAGCCACGCGGCGCAGAACGAGCGGCTCCCGGTGCAGATGGCGGTGCAGGTGCTCTACTTCGAGCAGCTGCGGCTGCGGAGCGCGATCCAGGCCAGCGGGGGCGGCGGCAGCATGGGCGGGCACGACGCGGCGCTCTTCTTCGGgtgcgccgcggccgccgccgcgtcgtcgGTGTCGGTGCAGGGCAGCGTGAACATGCGCTCCGGCAGCGGCGTGGGCAGCGGCGCAATGTCGCCGCGGGACAACTACGCGTCGGTGCGGCGGGAGAACCGGGAGCTCAAGCTGGAGGTGGCGCGGATGCGGATGCGGCTCACGGACCTGGAGAAGGACCACGTGAGCATGAAGCGGGAGCTGGTGCGGGTCGGCCCGGCCAACCGCCTGCTCCGGGGCTTCGCTCGCAGCCTCAGCAGGCTCTTCCGCATGCGACCCGCCGCCGAGCCGGGGCTGCAGCAGCTCGGCGCCAAGGCCACCGCCGACGCCAAGGTGCtcttccagcgccgccgccgacactccatctcatga